A stretch of the Lactuca sativa cultivar Salinas chromosome 9, Lsat_Salinas_v11, whole genome shotgun sequence genome encodes the following:
- the LOC111879010 gene encoding V-type proton ATPase 16 kDa proteolipid subunit yields MVGVLGIYGLIIVVIISTGINPKVKSYYLFDGYAHLSSGLACGLAGLSAGIAIRIVGDAGVRANAQQPKLFVGMILILIFAEALALYGLTVGIIISSRAGQSIAN; encoded by the exons ATGGTTGGAGTGTTGGGTATTTATGGTTTGATTATCGTTGTGATTATCAGTACTGGAATTAACCCTAAGGTTAAATCCTATTACCTTTTCGATGGATATGCTCATCTTTCCTCCGGTCTTGCTTGTGGCCTTGCTGGTCTTTCTGCTGGTATAGCTATCAGAATCGTCGGTGATGCTGGTGTTAG AGCCAATGCACAACAACCAAAACTATTTGTTGGGATGATCCTCATCCTCATTTTTGCTGAAGCTCTTGCCTTATATGGTCTCACTGTTGGCATCATTATTTCTTCTCGTGCTGGTCAATCCATAGCAAATTAG
- the LOC111879017 gene encoding probable sodium/metabolite cotransporter BASS1, chloroplastic: MMPLSLCFSPLTLHTQQLHHSRIKIPLFRSNIAIKSTIPISQNPKQHLSRSRIRRIRSCQTNPGESSPVTLSPANDRWETVLSNLASLYPVYVTVGGVVACLKPSTFSWFVERAPNSYSFSLGFIMLAMGLTLEFKDLVNLFKERPLSILFGCACQYTIMPAFGFIISRLLGLSPSLSVGLILLSCCPGGTASNVVTLIAQGDVPLSIVMTVCSTLGAVFLTPLLTMFLAGTYVHVDAVKLSISTMQVVVAPVLVGSYLQSTFPKAVKTALPFAPLLAVLTSSLLACSVLSENIGRLKSSMVLTSLSSETSPLLYARSFLSSEMGMVVLSVLLLHFAGFFVGYIAATLVGFKERERRAVSIEVGMQNSSLGVVLAASHFSSRMVALPPAVSAVVMNIMGSSLGFFWRFVDPSDSESSSKDVFL; this comes from the exons ATGATGCCACTTTCTCTTTGCTTCTCTCCTCTCACACTCCATACCCAACAACTTCATCATTCTAGAATCAAAATCCCTCTTTTCAGGTCCAACATTGCAATTAAATCTACAATTCCCATCTCTCAAAACCCTAAACAACATCTTTCAAGATCAAGAATCCGTAGGATCCGATCATGTCAAACAAATCCCGGAGAATCATCTCCTGTGACTCTTTCTCCAGCAAACGACAGATGGGAAACTGTGTTGTCGAATTTAGCAAGCTTGTATCCTGTATATGTGACGGTAGGAGGTGTAGTTGCGTGTTTAAAGCCTTCAACTTTTTCATGGTTTGTAGAAAGAGCTCCAAATTCTTATAGcttttcacttgggtttattatgCTTGCTATGGGTCTCACTTTGGAGTTCaaagatttggtcaatctgttcAAGGAAAGGCCTCTTTCT ATACTCTTTGGATGTGCTTGTCAGTACACAATTATGCCAGCTTTTGGATTCATAATAAGCAGATTGTTGGGGCTCTCACCATCTCTTTCAGTTGGTCTAATATTGCTTTCTTGTTGTCCAGGAGGCACTGCCTCTAATGTG GTGACCTTGATTGCTCAAGGAGACGTACCATTGTCTATAGTGATGACAGTATGTAGCACTCTTGGAGCAGTGTTTCTTACTCCTCTTTTGACAATGTTTTTGGCTGGAACTTATGTTCATGTTGATGCTGTTAAACTTTCAATCAGCACAATGCAG GTTGTAGTTGCACCTGTTCTTGTGGGGTCTTATTTGCAGAGTACCTTTCCAAAGGCAGTGAAAACTGCACTGCCTTTTGCACCACTACTAGCTGTCTTGACCTCATCACTACTTGCTTGCAG TGTATTATCTGAAAACATCGGTCGTCTGAAATCATCAATGGTTCTGACATCATTATCATCTGAAACCTCTCCCCTTCTTTATGCTCGTTCCTTTTTGTCAAGTGAAATGGGAATGGTTGTTCTTTCGGTGCTCTTACTTCATTTTGCAGGCTTCTTTGTAGG GTATATAGCAGCAACCCTAGTGGGATTTAAAGAGAGAGAAAGACGTGCTGTATCCATTGAG GTTGGAATGCAGAATTCATCATTGGGTGTGGTGTTAGCAGCATCACATTTCAGCTCGCGTATGGTTGCATTACCACCAGCAGTTTCTGCTGTGGTAATGAATATAATGGGTAGCAGCTTGGGTTTCTTTTGGAGATTTGTTGATCCTTCTGATTCAGAATCTAGCTCCAAAGATGTGTTCTTGTGA
- the LOC111878991 gene encoding embryogenesis-associated protein EMB8, whose product METIAGDSVSPYTLLLRSLALIPISHYLLIAFFVLVVLVYNLLEIHIVQDIIGGFGGDSVSLTFHSSSELYREVVSKCHLLHGRYFSTPWLSSPHLQTILLNVLVKTPSFSYKREIFRTSDGGTIALDWLMNSDVSETSLQVHGTNTDAVIPLVIVIPGLTSDSASPYIKEIAYNMAKYGWNVVVSNYRGLGGVPLTSECFHHAGRSDDLGEVVNHLHSKQPETLLYAVGTSMGANILVKYLGEQGVNVPLAGAASISNPWDLLIGDRFFNRAFMQRFYNRVLGNSLKSTAKLHQEVYARLSDWEGIEKSRSIREFSNYSSRIAGNFEAVDEFYRWASSARLISKVSVPLLCVNSIDDPVCSHEAIPWDECRRNKNIVLATTQHGGHIAFFEGMPGKSLWWIRVVEEYLSHLHATSSMSKH is encoded by the exons ATGGAGACAATCGCCGGAGACTCCGTATCACCTTACACACTGTTGCTCAGAAGCCTAGCGCTCATACCTATCTCTCACTACCTCTTAATAGCGTTTTttgttttggttgttttggtatACAATCTACTCGAGATTCATATCGTACAGGACATTATTGGAGGGTTTGGAGGTGATTCTGTATCTCTGACCTTCCATTCTTCATCCGAGTTGTACAGAGAAGTCGTATCTAAGTGTCACCTGCTTCATGGAAG ATACTTTTCCACTCCATGGCTTTCTAGTCCGCATCTTCAGACTATTTTGCTGAATGTTTTGGTCAAGACTCCTAGTTTCAGCTACAAAAG AGAGATATTTCGCACTTCTGATGGTGGAACAATAGCATTGGATTGGTTGATGAACTCTGATg TTTCAGAAACGAGCCTTCAAGTTCATGGAACCAATACAGATGCTGTCATTCCTCTTGTGATAGTGATTCCTGGCTTAACAAGTGATTCTGCTTCCCCT TATATTAAGGAGATTGCATACAACATGGCAAAATATGGATGGAATGTTGTTGTAAGCAACTATCGAGGGCTAGGAGGTGTTCCACTCACT TCTGAATGCTTCCATCATGCAGGAAGGTCAGATGATTTAGGCGAAGTAGTGAATCATCTTCATTCCAAACAACCTGAAACTCTCCTATATGCTGTTGGAACTAGCATGGGTGCCAATATATTG GTAAAATATCTTGGTGAACAAGGGGTTAATGTACCTCTTGCTGGGGCAGCATCTATCAGTAATCCTTGGGATCTTTTG ATTGGTGATAGATTCTTCAATCGTGCATTTATGCAGAGGTTCTACAATAGAGTTTTAGGAAATTCCTTGAAAAGCACTGCCAAATT ACACCAAGAAGTTTATGCTCGCCTTTCAGATTGGGAAGGAATTGAAAAG TCACGTTCAATTCGAGAGTTCAGTAATTACTCTTCTCGAATTGCGGGGAATTTTGAG GCTGTTGATGAATTTTATAGATGGGCTAGCAGTGCACGTTTGATTAGCAAAGTATCGGTTCCACTTCTATGTGTCAATTCCATAGATGATCCTGTCTGTAGTCATGAAGCCATTCCTTGGGACGAGTGTCG gagaaataaaaatattgttcTTGCTACCACACAACATGGAGGACATATTGCATTTTTTGAAGGAATGCCGGGAAAAAGCTTGTG GTGGATAAGGGTTGTTGAAGAATACCTCTCTCATCTGCATGCAACCTCCTCAATGAGCAAACACTAG
- the LOC111878990 gene encoding embryogenesis-associated protein EMB8 codes for MIPTDDRKMESIAGDSTSPYKLLFRALTLIPISHYLLLVFFVFVVFVYNLLEIHIVQDFFGGFGGDSVSLTFHSSSDLYREVVSKCHLLHGRYFSTPWLSSPHLQTILLNVLIKTPKFSYKREIFRTSDGGTVALDWLMNSDVIETSAQVNGTNTVADIPLVILIPGLTSDSASPYMKEIAYKMAKHGWNIVVCNHRGLGGVPLTSDCFYTAGKSDDLGEVVKYLYHKQPDTPIYAVGTSLGANILVKYLGEEGDNVPLAGAASISNPWDLLIGDRFFTRGIMQRFYNRVMGNNLKGAAKLHQEVYARLSDWEGIEKARSIREFNNYSARIAGKFDAVDSFHRWASSARLVSNVSVPLLCLNAIDDPVCTDEAIPWDECRKNKNIVLATTQHGGHIAFFEGMSGKSLWWIRVVEEYLSTLHSSMLMSKKQAQQFAETSLETPQFHESLS; via the exons ATGATTCCTACAGACGATCGGAAAATGGAGTCCATCGCCGGAGACTCCACTTCACCTTACAAGCTGTTGTTCAGAGCCCTAACGCTCATACCTATCTCTCACTACCTCCTATTAGTGTTTTTCGTTTTCGTTGTTTTTGTATACAATCTACTCGAGATTCATATCGTTCAGGACTTTTTCGGTGGGTTTGGAGGTGATTCTGTATCTCTTACGTTCCATTCTTCATCTGATTTGTACAGAGAAGTCGTATCCAAGTGTCATCTGCTTCATGGAAG ATATTTTTCCACTCCATGGCTTTCTAGTCCGCATCTTCAGACTATTTTGCTCAATGTTTTAATTAAGACTCCTAAATTCAGCTACAAAAG AGAGATATTTCGTACTTCTGATGGTGGAACAGTAGCATTGGATTGGTTGATGAATTCTGATg TTATAGAGACAAGCGCTCAAGTCAATGGAACCAATACAGTTGCTGATATTCCTCTTGTGATCTTGATTCCTGGCTTAACAAGTGATTCTGCTTCCCCT TATATGAAGGAGATTGCATACAAGATGGCAAAACATGGATGGAATATTGTTGTATGCAACCATCGAGGCCTAGGAGGCGTTCCACTAACT TCTGACTGTTTCTACACTGCAGGAAAGTCGGATGATTTAGGCGAAGTAGTGAAATATCTATATCACAAACAACCTGATACTCCCATATATGCTGTTGGAACTAGCCTTGGTGCCAATATTTTG GTAAAATATCTTGGTGAAGAAGGGGATAATGTACCTCTTGCAGGGGCTGCATCCATCAGTAATCCTTGGGACCTTTTg ATTGGTGATAGATTCTTCACTCGGGGGATTATGCAGAGGTTTTACAATAGAGTTATGGGGAATAACTTGAAAGGAGCTGCCAAGTT GCATCAGGAAGTCTATGCTCGCCTTTCCGATTGGGAAGGAATCGAAAAG GCACGTTCTATTCGAGAATTCAATAATTACTCTGCTCGAATTGCTGGAAAATTTGAT GCAGTTGATTCATTTCATAGATGGGCTAGCAGTGCTCGTTTGGTTAGCAATGTATCAGTGCCGCTTCTATGCCTCAATGCGATAGATGATCCCGTCTGCACTGATGAAGCCATTCCTTGGGATGAGTGTCG GAAGAATAAAAATATTGTTCTTGCTACCACACAACATGGAGGGCACATTGCATTTTTTGAAGGAATGTCAGGAAAAAGCTtgtg GTGGATAAGAGTTGTTGAAGAATACCTCTCTACTCTGCACTCAAGCATGCTAATGAGCAAAAAGCAG GCGCAACAGTTTGCAGAGACATCATTAGAGACTCCACAGTTTCACGAATCGCTTTCTTAA